TTGCCAGCTGACCCCGATCCACCGTTTGTCGCGGTCTGGAACAGCGTCGTCGCCGAGCTCAACGGCGATCGTGATTCCAACAGTGATCCGGCGCTCCCACCACTGACTCCTCAGCAAAGAGCCTGGCTCAAGCTGGTGAAACCCCTCGTCATCGCCGAGGGGTTTGCTCTGCTCTCCGTTCCCACCCCGTTCGTCCAGAACGAGATCGAACGGCACCTCCGCGAACCGATCATCAACGCGCTCAGCCGCAAGCTTGGTCAACGCGTCGAGCTGGGCGTACGCATCGCCACCCCCCCAGAGGAATCCGAGGACTCCTCCTCTGACGCTGGTTTGTCCGACGACGAACGTCCAGACGCGAGCGCTGCCACGCCGGCCGCCGACCTCGACGAGATCGACGACGACCGCGCCGCCAAGGCCAGCGCCGAGGAATCATGGCCTACCTACTTCAGCAGCCCGCAGCGCGATTCCACGATCAGCGACGACAACGCGGTCAACCTCAACCGGCGCTACACCTTCGACACGTTCGTCATCGGCGCGTCGAACCGCTTCGCTCACGCCGCGACGCTGGCCATCGCCGAGGCGCCCGCCCGGGCCTACAACCCGTTGTTCATCTGGGGTGAATCAGGCCTCGGAAAGACGCATCTGCTGCATGCCGCGGGAAATTATGCGCAACGTCTCTTCCCGGGCATGCGGGTGAAGTATGTCTCCACCGAGGAATTCACCAACGACTTCATCAACTCGCTGCGTGACGACCGCAAGGCCTCGTTCAAACGCAGTTACCGCGACATCGACATCCTGCTCGTCGACGACATCCAGTTCATCGAGGGCAAGGAAGGTATCC
The window above is part of the Mycolicibacterium fortuitum subsp. fortuitum genome. Proteins encoded here:
- the dnaA gene encoding chromosomal replication initiator protein DnaA; its protein translation is MPADPDPPFVAVWNSVVAELNGDRDSNSDPALPPLTPQQRAWLKLVKPLVIAEGFALLSVPTPFVQNEIERHLREPIINALSRKLGQRVELGVRIATPPEESEDSSSDAGLSDDERPDASAATPAADLDEIDDDRAAKASAEESWPTYFSSPQRDSTISDDNAVNLNRRYTFDTFVIGASNRFAHAATLAIAEAPARAYNPLFIWGESGLGKTHLLHAAGNYAQRLFPGMRVKYVSTEEFTNDFINSLRDDRKASFKRSYRDIDILLVDDIQFIEGKEGIQEEFFHTFNTLHNANKQIVISSDRPPKQLATLEDRLRTRFEWGLITDVQPPELETRIAILRKKAQMDRLDVPDDVLELIASSIERNIRELEGALIRVTAFASLNKTRIDKALAEVVLRDLIADATTMQISTAAIMAATAEYFETTVEELRGPGKTRALAQSRQIAMYLCRELTDLSLPKIGQAFGRDHTTVMYAEKKIRGEMAERREVFDHVKELTTRIRQRAKR